Sequence from the Aquimarina sp. Aq107 genome:
GTAGAGGATTTTGTGAATGCTAGAATAAGAGAGGCGTTACCATTAGAAGAAAAACGTAATATATCATATGATCAGGCTATTGCAGAAGGAGCAATTGCTTTGTTTGGAGAAAAATATGGAGATGATGTTAGAGCAATACGCTTTGGAGAATCTATGGAACTATGTGGAGGGATTCATGTTCAAAACACAAGTGATATATGGCATTTTAAAATAACATCCGAAAGTGCAGTTGCAGCCGGGATAAGAAGAGTTGAAGCAATAACTAGTGATGCTGCAAAGGATTATTTTACAAATCAATCTGAGGCATTTTCAGAAGTGAAAGCAATTTTGAAAAACCCTAAAGATCCTATTAAAGCAATAACTACTTTACAGGATGAAAATACGAATCTTAAAAAGCAAATTGAAGCATTATTGAAGGATAAGGCTAAAAACCTAAAAGGAGATCTTAAGTCAGAATTTGAAGAAATAAATGGAATTCAATTTTTAGGTAAAAAAGTAGATCTTGACCCTGCAGGAATAAAAGATTTATCTTTTGAGCTAGGAGGAGAAATAGAAAATGCTTTTATGATCTTTGGAGCAGATAATAATGGTAAAGCGCTATTGTCGTGCTACATTTCTAAAAACTTAGTAGAAGAAAAAGGATTGAATGCTGGTCAGGTAGTTCGCGAGCTTGGGAAGTATATCCAAGGTGGAGGAGGTGGACAATCATTTTTTGCCACTGCAGGAGGTAAAAATCCAAAGGGAATTGAAGAAGCTTTAGAAAAAGCAAAACAATATGTTTAATTAAAAACCAACACCCCTCCTACCAATTAAGGTAAGAGTTGGGACTACGTATGAACTTACAAACCAAAATACCCTTAAAACCTCAGCAACCAAAAATTGATTATAATTCAGAGTTATTATTGATGGGGTCCTGTTTTGCTGAAAATATTGGAGAAAAATTTTCATACTTTAAATATAAATCATTAGTAAATCCTTTCGGAATACTTTTTCATCCCAAAGCGATTGAAACTTTTCTGTGGATGGCGACTCAACGAGAGTCATATACAGAAACGGATTTGTTTTACCATAATGAGCAGTGGCATTGTTTTGATGCACATTCTAAGTTAAGTAATCCAGATAAGGAGCATTTGTTGCAATCTCTAAATGGAGCATTAGATCAGACATACCAAAAGATTCAATCGGCGACTCATATATGTATTACTCTAGGAACGGCTTGGGTGTATCGTCTACAAGCCCTGGATATGGTGGTGGCAAACTGTCACAAAGTATCTCAAAAGGAGTTTAGTAAAGAGCTCCTGTCTGTAGAAGAAGTAACTCAATGTTTGTTAAACAGTGTTGGATTAATAAAAAGCCTGAATCCTAATGTAAAAGTGATATTTACCGTTTCTCCGGTAAGACATAGTAAAGATGGTTTTGTAGAAAATAATCTTAGTAAATCACATTTAATCGCTGGGATTCATCAGGTAATAAAAAACGATACTACAGCTGTTTATTTTCCTTCTTATGAAATAATGATGGATGAGTTAAGGGATTATAGGTTTTATAATGCAGATATGATTCATCCAAGTGATGTAGCAATTGACTATATATGGGAATACTTTAAACAAACTTGGATTTCTAATGAAGCACTAATTGTTATGAACAAAGTTAAAGAAGTGCAAAGTGCCATATCACATAGACCTTTTAATCCGAATAGTCAGCAACATCAGCAATTTCTTGAGAGACTAGAACAGAAAAAAAATGAAATTCAAAAAGAATATGCTTTTATTACATTCTGATCTTCAAGATATTGGGTAATCAACAAAGAGGTTTTTAATTAAAGAAACCAGATAGTAAATGTAAACTACCAGCTATTACTCCTGCTCCGAACGAGTCAGAATTTAATGGATTATCCCAAGATTGGTTTTGTAATGAGATGTTTGCTACTGGATCAAATAGGGATTTATGAGTAAATGCATTGTTTCTTACTACTAAATAAGGGCGAGTTCTGGAAATTCCAAAAGAAGGATAGTCCGTAAATCGAGAAATTCCAAAAAACAACCTATAATCATTACTTTTATTATTAATTCCGGGTAAACGATAGCTTTTAGTGATATCCACTGGAATAGAGTCTATGATCAACGTCTTTGGGGACTTTTTCTTACTTAAAGACGGAGACTTTATTGATTGAGAATATATTACGCCAAAACCCATAAAAAGAATAACAGAAAGTAAAATTTTAAAATTCTTCATAATTAGCAAACTGATTTACTTCATTGCATCAAAAAACATTCCATAAATATACGTTTTAAAATGTTAACCTATTGATTGTTAGTCTCACTAATGTGTGGAATAGATATATGTATAGAAAACTTTATTGTGAGGTTTTTTTACGTGAGATCGGGTTATAACTATAAAAGTTATGCCCGATCTTTATTTAGTTATTCCTTCTTAATTCTTCTTCTAACAAAACAATTTTAGTTTCCAAGTCATGTAAACGATCGTAAACATCTACAGGTTCAGGCATTTGTTTAGAAGCAAACATAGTGACATACCAGGCTTCCATGATTTCTTCAGAATTTATAGTATATGTGGGGTAATTGCCATCTTTATTGTCAGATTTTAGAATAAGTTTGCCTCGTTCTTCAATTCTATTGATAATTCGTTTTAAAACAATACCATCATTCTTGCTTACGATTACATAGATCCTTCCATCTTTTATGTCATTTAGGTCTTCTACATATTTTCCAAAAACAAGATCTCCATCAAAAAAAGTTCTGACCATAGAATTACCTTGTACTTCGAAACATCTAAAAGTGCCATTACTCAAATGAGGCATATTAAATGTAGGAAGAGTTTCTATATACTCTGTATCACCATAACCATCTAGGTATCCTGCTCTTGCTTTTATAGGTACATAAACTACATTTTCATCTCCTTCTTGATTTACAGCGACTACTTGTGGGATTCCACCATATGTTGTAGTTTCCTCTTTTTTGTCTATTAATATGTTGCTGCTTTTTCCAAAAAGATATTCAGGGTTGATAGAGAATTCATTAATAATGCTTTCTAGTAAATCGTAACCAGGTTTGGTCCTTTTTCTAGAGCCATCGGATTGGAGTCTTCCAGTAGTAATACTATCTATGGTGGTACTGGTAACTCCTATTTTTTTAGCGAAAGAATGATTGTTTAAACTAAAAAAATCGATTATTTCTCTAATTTTTTCATCAATTGCTATCATTATGCTGCGTTTTTATTTGAAACATATAAAGAAAATAAATTCAAACAAAACACATAATATATCTGTATTTTGTTGATATTTTCTGTAAAATGTTGTATATTTGTACTGTAATTAGTTGCTAAAATAGGAAAAATTATTCATAATCAAACATTTGTGTTAATTCTATTGCAACATTTTCAGGTAAAATAGCATAAGACGTCGTGCTAGAGTCACTTTAGAAGGATAACTATTCAAACTTTTGTTTGAATTAGGTGGTGTTTTTATGTTTAATTTAAAATTAAATGGCTCATGCAGCGAAGTAAACTGTTATTAGAAAAGCGTAAACAGTTTGTTCAGAATTATGTCGAAAGCAATTCGGAAAAACAAATGAAAGTTATTGTAGAAGAGTTGATAGAACAACTTTTTATTTCAGAAAAAACAATTTATAATATTCTAAAAAACTAAGAATTAGTTGGGATATTAAGAACTTATAACGCAGATTTAGGATTAGATTATTTCCAAAATAATATAAATAATGCTCTTGTAAGAAGGTTAGTTTTAGATTTATAGAAAATCAAAATGTAGACTGGTCTAGCATATTTTTTAATAGTTAATCTATTGATAAACTGGGCTATTACAAATGGAGAAAGATCTGATTTTGCATCACTGTTTTGATGTTTTTTAACCTATCTTTATAACTATTAAAACCAATTTAACTATAAAGACTACTTATAACCAAAGTATGTCTTACACAAACACTCTTAAAACCATGAAGAACAAACAAATGCTTGCCTTATGGGTCTGTCTGATCCTAGGTGTGTCGCTATTTGCGCAGAAATCTCAGAAAGAACTTGCAATTGAGTATATAAATCTCAAAGGAGAGGTGATATTCGATATTAAGATAGAAAGTCCTTCTCAGCTACAAACGTTTACAAAAGGATTATCTATTGTCCATTATGATGAGGTAACAGGTATTGTAAAGTTAATGGCTAATAAATCTCAATTTGATGAATTTCTGGATAAGGAAATTCCTTTTACTACAACAGAGGATGATAATATTATTGGGTATAGAACAATGACATCGGATCTTTCTATCAAAGCTGCAACATTTCCTTTAACGGCTTACCCAACATATGCTGATTATGTTAGTATGATGAATGACTTTGCTACCAATAACCCAACTATATGTCAAGTCCAAAACATTGGCTCTACTACGGAAGGAGATAAAGCATTACTTTTTGTGAAATTGTCCGATAATGTTGGTGCAAATGAACAAGAACCACGTGTTATGTATACGTCTTCTATGCACGGAGATGAGATTGCTGGGTATCCAATGATGCTTAATCTTATTGATTTTTTATTAACTACATATAATGATACATCTCATCCAAGGCATCTAGAAATTAAGCAGCTTTTGGATAATAATGAAGTATGGATTAATCCATTGGCTAACCCTGATGGAACGTATAGAAATAGTGCTAGTAATACATCGGTGGCTAATGCTACTCGAGGTAATGCTAACAATGTAGATCTTAATCGTAATTATCCTGATCCAGATGATGGAGCAAATCCTGATGGGAATAATTATCAAATAGAAACACAACATTTCATGAATTTTGCTGCATCAACACACTTCGTACTGTCAGCTAATTTTCATGGAGGTATTGAGTTGATTAATTATCCTTGGGATACTTATGCTGGAGCGCATCCAGATGAGGATTATTTTGTTCATGTTTCCGAAGAATATAGAGATTTCTGCCAGCAGAATAGCCCAAGTGGGTATTTTGATGCCTTAAATAACGGGATTACTAATGGGTATGACTGGTATGAGGTACAAGGAGGAAGACAGGATTATCAAATACATTTTCATAAAGGGAGAGAGTTAACTGTAGAGCTTTCTAACGCAAAAACTCCTCCTGCAAATCAACTGGTGAATTTCTGGAATTATAATCAAGAAGCGCTTATTGGTTTTTTGAAACAAGTAAATTATGGAATACGTGGTGTTGTTACAGATGCTGTAACGAATCAACCAATAGATGCAAAAGTGACTGTTGTGGGTAAAGAAGCGTATGAGACATGGACACCTACCGAATTGCCAGAAGGAGATTATTATAGACCAATTAAAGCAGGGACTTATACGCTTCTTTATGAAGCCGAATGTTATGAGTCAAAAACCATAAGTGGTGTTGTAATTGCAGATGGTCAATCGGTAATACAAGATGTTCAACTTACTCCATTAGGAGCAACAGCTCCTACAGGATTAACAGTTTCTTCTGTGCAATCGACTAGTGCTGATTTAAATTGGTCAGGTAGTGCTGGAGCTAGTTTTGATCTTCGGTATAGGGAGATAGGCGCTGTTAATTGGACGGTAGTTTCAGTAAATACTAATACGACTAGTATTTCTGGTTTAATGGTAGAAACTGATTACGAAGCTCAGGTTCGTAGTATATGTACAGCAACAATTGTTTCTCCCTATAGTGATTCTGTATCTTTTACTACAACCGCTACACCTGCTTGCGCTGGAATTACTATATTTCCATATGCAGAAGGTTTTGAGTCGAGTATTGGGCTATGGACTAATAATACTAATGATGATATTGATTGGACTAGAGATAGTAATGGAACACCTTCTAGTGGTACAGGTCCATCTTCTGGTCAAGAAGGTTCATTTTATATGTTCACCGAAGCTTCAGGGAATGGTACTGGATATCCTGGAAAAATAGCATTATTTGATAGCCCTTGTATTGACCTTTCGGTATTAACTGGTGCAACGTTAGAGTTTGGATATCATATGAACGGGACTAATATGGGATCTTTAGAAGTTTTAATTAGTAACAATGATGGATCAAGTTATGCATCGATTTGGAGTAGGAGTGGAAGTCAAGGAGATCAATGGAATCAAGTGTCGTTAGATATTTCTGCATATGCTGGTTCGGTGATTCAGCTTAGATTTAAAGGAACTACGGGAAATGGATTTCGAAGTGATATAGCTATTGATGATTTGAAAATTATTTCGACAACACCTGATTCTCAAGCTCCTTCAGCACCGACCAATCTAACCGCGTCTAATATTACAGGAACTACTGTAGATTTATCTTGGAATGCATCTACTGATGATATAGGTGTTTCTGAATATGAAGTATATCAGGGAGCAACCTTAATAGCAACTTCGGTAAATACGAATACTACTATTGGTGGATTAAACCCAGATTCAGAATATACATTTGTTGTGATAGCAAAAGACGCTGCTGGGAATAGTTCTTCTGCAAGTGATTCTGTAACTTTTATCACAACTGGAGTTGTAATTACATATTGTGATAGTCAGGGTACTAATGTAAATGATGAATATATTGATTATGTGGGTATAGGAGGTATAGATAATGCTTCTGCAGCAACTAGTGGATATACTGATTATACAGGTCAAACAGGCGCTGTGTCTTATGGGCAAAATACTATTGTACTAAGTCTTAATTATACGGGAACAGTATATACAGAATATTGGAATGTTTGGATTGATTATGATCAAAATGGAGCTTTTGAGAGTTCTGAGTTGATAGTTTCAGAATCTACACGTAGTGATGCAAATCAATCAT
This genomic interval carries:
- a CDS encoding GSCFA domain-containing protein, giving the protein MNLQTKIPLKPQQPKIDYNSELLLMGSCFAENIGEKFSYFKYKSLVNPFGILFHPKAIETFLWMATQRESYTETDLFYHNEQWHCFDAHSKLSNPDKEHLLQSLNGALDQTYQKIQSATHICITLGTAWVYRLQALDMVVANCHKVSQKEFSKELLSVEEVTQCLLNSVGLIKSLNPNVKVIFTVSPVRHSKDGFVENNLSKSHLIAGIHQVIKNDTTAVYFPSYEIMMDELRDYRFYNADMIHPSDVAIDYIWEYFKQTWISNEALIVMNKVKEVQSAISHRPFNPNSQQHQQFLERLEQKKNEIQKEYAFITF
- a CDS encoding S24 family peptidase; the encoded protein is MIAIDEKIREIIDFFSLNNHSFAKKIGVTSTTIDSITTGRLQSDGSRKRTKPGYDLLESIINEFSINPEYLFGKSSNILIDKKEETTTYGGIPQVVAVNQEGDENVVYVPIKARAGYLDGYGDTEYIETLPTFNMPHLSNGTFRCFEVQGNSMVRTFFDGDLVFGKYVEDLNDIKDGRIYVIVSKNDGIVLKRIINRIEERGKLILKSDNKDGNYPTYTINSEEIMEAWYVTMFASKQMPEPVDVYDRLHDLETKIVLLEEELRRNN
- a CDS encoding M14 family zinc carboxypeptidase, with amino-acid sequence MKNKQMLALWVCLILGVSLFAQKSQKELAIEYINLKGEVIFDIKIESPSQLQTFTKGLSIVHYDEVTGIVKLMANKSQFDEFLDKEIPFTTTEDDNIIGYRTMTSDLSIKAATFPLTAYPTYADYVSMMNDFATNNPTICQVQNIGSTTEGDKALLFVKLSDNVGANEQEPRVMYTSSMHGDEIAGYPMMLNLIDFLLTTYNDTSHPRHLEIKQLLDNNEVWINPLANPDGTYRNSASNTSVANATRGNANNVDLNRNYPDPDDGANPDGNNYQIETQHFMNFAASTHFVLSANFHGGIELINYPWDTYAGAHPDEDYFVHVSEEYRDFCQQNSPSGYFDALNNGITNGYDWYEVQGGRQDYQIHFHKGRELTVELSNAKTPPANQLVNFWNYNQEALIGFLKQVNYGIRGVVTDAVTNQPIDAKVTVVGKEAYETWTPTELPEGDYYRPIKAGTYTLLYEAECYESKTISGVVIADGQSVIQDVQLTPLGATAPTGLTVSSVQSTSADLNWSGSAGASFDLRYREIGAVNWTVVSVNTNTTSISGLMVETDYEAQVRSICTATIVSPYSDSVSFTTTATPACAGITIFPYAEGFESSIGLWTNNTNDDIDWTRDSNGTPSSGTGPSSGQEGSFYMFTEASGNGTGYPGKIALFDSPCIDLSVLTGATLEFGYHMNGTNMGSLEVLISNNDGSSYASIWSRSGSQGDQWNQVSLDISAYAGSVIQLRFKGTTGNGFRSDIAIDDLKIISTTPDSQAPSAPTNLTASNITGTTVDLSWNASTDDIGVSEYEVYQGATLIATSVNTNTTIGGLNPDSEYTFVVIAKDAAGNSSSASDSVTFITTGVVITYCDSQGTNVNDEYIDYVGIGGIDNASAATSGYTDYTGQTGAVSYGQNTIVLSLNYTGTVYTEYWNVWIDYDQNGAFESSELIVSESTRSDANQSYDFTIPSSALSGATRMRVTLKYNATATPCETFTYGEVEDYTINIGGVTTSRESNVLSFGTNEKLQLYPNPVSKGVLFVRGVSDEETKATIYNYVGQKVINAKIINGNIDVSSLSNGLYLLQVGSDDHKRIKRFIVQ